One segment of Mycolicibacterium neworleansense DNA contains the following:
- a CDS encoding ATP-binding protein produces the protein MELRVPARPDALAMVRAMTRCLANYEDLNGDTAANLELAVDEACTALIDMAPAGAALVLVEDPRARELNVRVSTACDGSRSHPDRPALSGFSRRVLEALTEKVETFVADVEHNGTSCPALGISLTIRRRWAAAGP, from the coding sequence GTGGAACTCCGGGTGCCGGCCCGGCCCGATGCACTGGCCATGGTCAGAGCCATGACGCGGTGCCTGGCCAACTATGAAGACCTGAACGGCGATACGGCAGCCAACCTTGAGTTGGCGGTTGATGAAGCGTGCACCGCACTGATCGACATGGCCCCGGCCGGAGCCGCCCTGGTGCTGGTCGAAGACCCTCGGGCACGCGAACTCAACGTTCGGGTGTCGACGGCCTGTGACGGTTCCCGTAGCCACCCCGACCGACCGGCCCTGAGCGGTTTCAGCCGTCGGGTACTGGAGGCGTTGACCGAGAAGGTCGAAACCTTCGTCGCCGACGTCGAGCACAACGGCACGAGCTGTCCGGCACTCGGCATTTCGCTGACGATCCGGCGGCGATGGGCCGCGGCAGGCCCCTAA
- a CDS encoding low affinity iron permease family protein: protein MTREPNQAGKAESASQAATTLLDVLSRWAGARWTAMAVTASMIVYLIIGAAVGFDHWWQVFVHSAAAMVTVPMLFVLQHTTNRETSAVLIKLDELIQATTHAKEDFVDLEDQEVSDQEQLHDELHHRT, encoded by the coding sequence ATGACCCGAGAACCGAACCAGGCCGGCAAGGCCGAAAGTGCGTCGCAAGCAGCGACCACTTTGCTGGATGTGTTGAGCCGGTGGGCCGGCGCGCGGTGGACGGCAATGGCGGTGACGGCCAGCATGATCGTCTACCTGATCATCGGGGCTGCTGTGGGGTTCGACCACTGGTGGCAGGTGTTCGTACACTCGGCAGCCGCCATGGTGACTGTGCCGATGTTGTTTGTCCTGCAGCACACCACAAATCGGGAAACCTCCGCGGTCCTCATCAAGCTCGACGAGCTGATTCAGGCGACCACCCACGCCAAGGAAGACTTCGTCGACCTCGAGGATCAAGAGGTCTCCGACCAGGAGCAACTACACGACGAGCTGCACCATCGGACCTGA
- a CDS encoding MBL fold metallo-hydrolase, with amino-acid sequence MAFSDEHLIPLVDGGLGNSSYLVNLGDGRALAVDASRDLRALRQAATRRGLTIAFAADTHLHADFLSGAVQLHHDTGAQIVASAAGHRSFDHIGVRDGDEIDLGGLRLRAWATPGHTDEHVAFLLLDGDREVGMFTGGSLIVGSAARTDLLGPDRVEELTRAQYRSLQRLATLSDDVAVWPTHGAGSFCSAPPGAERISTIGEQKRSNSLLTANDEDRFVADLLTSLGSYPDYFRRLTEHNRRGPSIMPGAPALKNLGINQFDAVLDAGAVVVDVRSPAAFAAGHIPGALSVSLRDQFATWLGWLVDDDKPVVFVTEAGQDPAEIGWQAYKIGYERLAGILASGMDTWRADGRPQRELTFAAADKLLDRPFLDVRQDAEFRSGHVGGAVHIELGVLRHRFSDVPDGAVVACGHGERAMTAASLLRRYGRDDLAVLNGGPGDYSAADGRELVSGREHPAR; translated from the coding sequence ATGGCTTTCAGCGACGAGCATCTGATCCCGTTGGTCGACGGGGGACTCGGAAACAGCTCATACCTCGTCAACCTCGGCGACGGCCGGGCATTGGCGGTCGACGCCAGCCGTGATCTGCGGGCCCTGCGGCAAGCGGCGACGCGCCGGGGGCTCACCATCGCCTTCGCCGCCGACACCCATCTCCATGCCGACTTCCTGTCCGGGGCGGTGCAGCTGCACCACGACACCGGGGCGCAGATCGTGGCGTCGGCCGCCGGGCATCGCAGCTTCGATCACATTGGAGTGCGCGACGGCGATGAAATCGACTTGGGGGGATTGCGTTTGCGGGCGTGGGCTACCCCCGGCCACACCGACGAGCACGTGGCGTTCCTGCTTCTCGACGGCGATCGGGAGGTGGGGATGTTCACCGGCGGATCGTTGATCGTGGGATCCGCGGCACGGACCGACCTACTCGGACCTGATCGTGTCGAGGAATTGACCCGCGCCCAGTACCGGTCCCTGCAGCGGCTTGCCACCCTGTCCGACGATGTCGCCGTGTGGCCCACCCACGGTGCCGGATCATTCTGCTCCGCCCCGCCCGGCGCTGAGCGCATCAGCACCATCGGTGAACAGAAACGCAGCAACTCGCTGCTGACTGCCAATGACGAGGACCGCTTTGTCGCCGATCTGCTGACCAGCTTGGGTAGCTACCCCGACTACTTTCGGCGATTGACCGAGCACAACCGTCGTGGCCCGTCGATCATGCCCGGCGCCCCCGCGCTCAAAAACCTCGGAATCAACCAATTCGACGCGGTCCTGGATGCCGGCGCCGTTGTCGTCGATGTCCGCTCGCCTGCCGCGTTCGCCGCGGGACATATTCCCGGGGCGCTGTCGGTCTCACTGCGGGATCAGTTCGCCACCTGGCTGGGCTGGCTCGTCGACGACGACAAGCCCGTCGTGTTCGTCACCGAGGCAGGTCAAGACCCGGCTGAAATCGGTTGGCAGGCCTACAAAATCGGGTATGAACGGCTCGCCGGCATCCTGGCGAGTGGCATGGACACCTGGCGCGCAGACGGCAGGCCGCAGCGTGAACTGACTTTCGCCGCCGCCGACAAGCTGCTAGACCGGCCTTTCCTCGATGTCCGCCAAGATGCCGAATTCCGCTCAGGCCATGTGGGCGGTGCCGTGCACATCGAACTCGGGGTGTTGCGCCACCGCTTTTCCGACGTTCCAGATGGTGCCGTCGTCGCCTGCGGACACGGTGAACGCGCGATGACGGCGGCGAGTCTTCTGCGCCGCTACGGCCGCGACGATCTGGCCGTCCTCAACGGTGGCCCCGGCGACTACTCCGCTGCCGACGGCCGGGAGTTGGTCAGTGGAAGGGAACACCCGGCCCGATGA
- a CDS encoding UDP-glucose dehydrogenase family protein, protein MKVGVVGAGYVGLTTAVCLAERRNDTVCVDIDGDRVARLATGDTPVDEPGLAELLRAGLNSGTLRFSGDYTALADRDVVFVCVPTPSAIDGSADLSAVDAAVEKLAGILEPGAVLAVKSTVPVGTTRRLTERLCGRQVRTVSNPEFLRESHAVYDFRNPDRILIGADDGAAADTVEQLYDAGAGAALRMSPESAELAKYASNAFLAVKVSYANSLAQLCARLGADIGDVTRCMGADIRIGRHFLQPGPGWGGSCLPKDTAALLHTGHGYGVELAEVSAACQTNAAQTGRIVDTLHRTMSVPLSDARITALGLTFKAGTCDVRDSPALAVCGDLSGAGAQIAGYDPRLGMMDHGVLRRSGVAAVDDPYLATKGADAIVVFTEWPEFRDVNWPRVAEQAPSAVVVDTRNVLDPIAVTAAGLRYLGNGRPGGF, encoded by the coding sequence GTGAAGGTCGGTGTTGTCGGTGCGGGTTACGTCGGTCTGACCACAGCTGTGTGTCTGGCCGAGCGACGGAACGACACCGTGTGCGTGGATATCGATGGCGACCGGGTGGCGCGGCTGGCAACGGGCGACACTCCTGTCGACGAACCGGGCCTGGCGGAGCTGCTGAGGGCCGGACTGAATTCCGGCACGTTGAGATTCAGCGGCGACTACACCGCACTGGCGGACCGGGACGTCGTGTTCGTCTGTGTGCCGACACCGAGTGCGATCGACGGTTCGGCCGATCTGAGTGCGGTCGATGCGGCCGTGGAGAAACTTGCCGGAATACTGGAACCCGGTGCGGTTCTGGCGGTGAAGTCGACCGTTCCGGTCGGCACCACGCGCCGGTTGACCGAGCGGCTGTGCGGCCGGCAGGTGCGGACAGTGTCCAACCCGGAGTTCCTGCGGGAAAGCCATGCGGTCTACGACTTCCGGAATCCGGACCGGATCTTGATCGGGGCCGACGACGGGGCCGCGGCCGACACGGTGGAGCAGCTCTACGATGCCGGCGCAGGCGCGGCGTTGCGCATGAGCCCCGAGAGCGCGGAGTTGGCCAAATATGCCAGCAATGCCTTTCTGGCCGTGAAGGTTTCCTACGCCAACTCGCTGGCCCAACTGTGCGCGCGGCTCGGAGCGGACATCGGCGACGTCACGCGGTGCATGGGCGCCGACATTCGGATCGGACGTCACTTTCTTCAGCCGGGCCCGGGCTGGGGTGGCTCGTGTCTGCCCAAGGACACCGCCGCACTGCTGCACACCGGCCACGGCTACGGGGTCGAACTGGCCGAGGTGTCGGCGGCCTGTCAGACCAATGCCGCGCAAACCGGTCGCATCGTGGACACGCTGCACCGGACGATGTCGGTACCGCTTTCCGATGCACGGATCACCGCACTCGGCTTGACCTTCAAAGCAGGAACGTGTGACGTACGGGATTCGCCGGCGTTGGCGGTGTGCGGCGATCTCAGCGGAGCGGGGGCCCAGATCGCCGGGTATGACCCGAGATTGGGCATGATGGATCACGGCGTGTTGCGCCGCTCCGGTGTCGCGGCGGTCGATGACCCGTACCTGGCCACCAAGGGGGCCGACGCGATCGTGGTGTTCACGGAATGGCCCGAGTTCCGGGACGTGAACTGGCCACGGGTGGCCGAGCAGGCGCCGTCGGCGGTGGTGGTCGACACCCGCAACGTTCTCGACCCGATCGCCGTAACCGCAGCGGGGTTGCGGTACCTGGGCAACGGGCGCCCCGGCGGTTTCTGA
- a CDS encoding DNA topoisomerase IB encodes MRLRRSIVGGPGLRRVRRGRGFQYRDADGAPVTDSVTLQRIDELVIPPAWKKVWICPHPNGHIQAVGTDVAGRRQYIYHSQWQDERAEEKFDRVLELSTTLVDWRAHIASDLRRRGLGRDRVLALGLRLLDLGYFRAGGDQYAEENNSFGIATLLRDHITIRSDAVEFDYPAKSGVRRTLLVEDPAVVRAVRSLQRSRGNGDRLLAYHHSSEWTEVHAQDLNLRFKEMVGADYTVKDLRTWHGTVLAAEAFVEADPPVDDKVVKRVESAVMREVAHSLGNTPAVTRSAYVDPRVVDAYRAGVTIAAGARRAARVRNSDKRQAILEGSTARLIRKMGRRT; translated from the coding sequence ATGAGGCTGCGTCGCAGTATCGTCGGCGGGCCGGGCTTGCGGCGCGTCCGCCGCGGCCGCGGGTTCCAGTACCGTGACGCCGATGGAGCCCCCGTCACCGATTCCGTGACGCTGCAACGGATCGACGAACTCGTCATCCCACCGGCATGGAAGAAGGTGTGGATCTGCCCGCACCCCAATGGGCACATCCAGGCCGTCGGTACCGATGTGGCCGGCCGACGCCAGTACATCTATCACTCCCAGTGGCAGGACGAGCGCGCTGAGGAGAAGTTCGACCGGGTACTCGAGTTGTCGACGACGCTGGTCGATTGGCGCGCTCACATCGCGAGCGATCTGCGACGGCGTGGGCTGGGCCGCGATCGGGTGCTGGCGCTCGGGCTACGACTGCTGGACCTCGGGTACTTCCGCGCCGGCGGGGACCAGTACGCCGAGGAGAACAACTCCTTCGGCATCGCCACCCTGCTGCGTGACCACATCACCATCCGCTCGGATGCGGTCGAATTCGACTATCCGGCCAAGAGCGGGGTACGGCGCACACTGCTGGTCGAGGATCCAGCGGTGGTGCGTGCCGTCCGATCGCTCCAACGGAGCCGGGGAAACGGCGATCGCCTGCTGGCTTATCACCACTCCTCGGAGTGGACAGAGGTCCACGCCCAGGATCTCAATCTGCGTTTCAAAGAGATGGTCGGTGCTGACTACACCGTGAAAGATCTCCGGACCTGGCATGGCACGGTGTTGGCGGCCGAGGCGTTCGTCGAGGCCGACCCTCCGGTAGACGACAAGGTGGTCAAACGCGTCGAATCCGCGGTGATGCGCGAAGTTGCCCATTCCCTGGGTAACACCCCCGCCGTCACCCGCAGCGCGTACGTCGATCCCCGCGTGGTCGATGCATATCGAGCCGGGGTGACGATCGCGGCCGGCGCGCGCCGCGCTGCCCGCGTCCGGAACAGCGACAAACGTCAGGCGATCCTGGAGGGCAGCACGGCCCGGCTGATCAGGAAGATGGGTAGGCGAACATGA
- a CDS encoding SRPBCC family protein, protein MTHPEPIRKSVVVHAAVARAFTVFIDRFDTIKPREHNLLPVPIERTVFEPYVGGHIYDVGTDGSRCAWARVLNYEPPNRVVFSWDIGPTWQIESDPNRTSEVEIRFIPESADRTRVELEHRHLERHGEGWRSVADGVGGDAGWPLYLDRYVEVITQEASR, encoded by the coding sequence GTGACACACCCCGAACCCATCCGGAAGAGCGTTGTCGTCCATGCAGCGGTGGCCCGGGCGTTCACAGTGTTCATCGATCGGTTCGACACGATCAAACCGCGCGAACACAACCTGCTGCCGGTACCGATCGAGCGGACCGTCTTCGAGCCCTACGTCGGCGGCCACATCTACGACGTCGGGACCGACGGCAGCCGTTGCGCTTGGGCGCGGGTCCTGAACTACGAACCGCCCAACCGCGTCGTCTTCTCCTGGGACATCGGACCGACGTGGCAGATCGAATCCGATCCGAATCGCACCAGCGAGGTGGAAATCCGGTTCATCCCGGAAAGCGCCGATCGCACCCGGGTCGAGTTGGAGCATCGACACCTCGAGCGCCACGGTGAGGGCTGGCGGTCGGTGGCCGACGGGGTCGGCGGCGATGCCGGATGGCCGCTCTACCTTGACCGTTACGTCGAGGTGATCACCCAGGAAGCATCGCGATGA
- a CDS encoding MFS transporter, translated as MTGGIHSDGRQIRLGLRENWLQFTFLVIVNACVGGLVGLERTTVPVIGTEVFGLTNDLAVFAFIIAFGITKALTNLAAGALTARFTRKQLLLAGWALGVPVPFMLAWGSSWWWVIGANVLLGLNQGLAWSMTVNMKIDLVGPRQRGLATGLNEAAGYAAVGATALLTGYLATVYGLRPAPELIGVVFVAAGLGLSLIVRDTADHVAVELATHPLAEHVDSQRFWETFARTSWTDRRLRGVSQAGLVNNLNDGLTWGVFPLLFIDHGLGLAAVGLIKGVYPLLWGLGQIPTGHFADRIGRKPLIVWGMLTQSIGFVLALVLLNWPLLAGITSAIALGIGTAMVYPALIASISDRAHPNWRANALGAYRFWRDIGYAIGALVAGVLADALNLNATVMAAAVLTAGSGLLAARWITDLPIHRARLSCKHETRACRTVCLHV; from the coding sequence ATGACCGGCGGCATCCATTCCGATGGTCGGCAGATACGGCTCGGGCTGCGGGAAAACTGGCTGCAATTCACCTTTTTGGTCATCGTCAACGCCTGCGTGGGCGGTCTGGTGGGCCTGGAGCGGACCACGGTGCCCGTCATCGGTACTGAAGTGTTCGGCCTGACCAACGATCTCGCTGTCTTCGCGTTCATCATCGCGTTCGGAATCACCAAGGCGTTGACCAACCTCGCTGCTGGAGCGTTGACGGCGCGCTTCACCCGCAAGCAGCTGTTGCTGGCCGGATGGGCGTTGGGCGTCCCGGTGCCGTTCATGCTCGCCTGGGGCTCGTCGTGGTGGTGGGTCATCGGCGCAAACGTGCTTCTGGGGCTCAATCAGGGGCTGGCCTGGTCGATGACGGTCAACATGAAGATCGATCTGGTCGGCCCGCGGCAACGTGGACTGGCCACCGGTCTCAATGAGGCGGCCGGCTACGCCGCGGTGGGTGCCACCGCCCTACTCACCGGTTACCTGGCGACGGTCTACGGCTTACGTCCGGCACCCGAGCTGATCGGGGTGGTGTTCGTTGCCGCCGGGCTGGGATTGTCGCTGATCGTGCGCGACACAGCGGACCATGTCGCTGTCGAGCTGGCTACTCACCCACTCGCTGAACATGTTGATTCGCAACGCTTCTGGGAAACCTTCGCCAGGACGTCGTGGACTGATCGGCGGCTCCGCGGGGTCAGTCAGGCGGGGTTGGTCAACAACCTCAACGACGGCCTCACCTGGGGTGTGTTCCCGTTGCTGTTCATCGATCACGGCCTCGGCCTGGCCGCGGTCGGGCTCATCAAAGGCGTGTACCCCCTGCTGTGGGGGCTGGGGCAGATCCCGACCGGCCACTTCGCCGATCGCATCGGACGCAAACCACTGATCGTCTGGGGCATGCTCACGCAATCCATCGGGTTCGTGCTCGCGCTCGTTTTGCTGAACTGGCCGTTGCTGGCCGGCATCACATCGGCTATCGCACTCGGAATCGGCACCGCGATGGTCTATCCCGCGCTGATCGCGTCGATCTCGGATCGCGCCCACCCGAACTGGCGCGCCAACGCGCTGGGTGCATACAGGTTCTGGCGTGACATCGGCTACGCAATCGGGGCGTTGGTCGCGGGTGTGCTCGCCGATGCCCTCAATCTGAACGCCACCGTCATGGCGGCAGCCGTGCTCACGGCCGGCTCCGGACTGCTGGCCGCTCGCTGGATCACCGACCTGCCGATACACCGCGCGCGGCTGTCTTGCAAGCATGAAACCCGGGCTTGCCGCACGGTTTGCCTGCATGTTTGA
- a CDS encoding maleylpyruvate isomerase family mycothiol-dependent enzyme, protein MNAEPPLMDLARDERADLAEFLATLTPEEWQTESLCSGWTVKDVVAHVISYEDLNLAGLFKRFAKGLVVRANEVGVAEYSTMSTDELLAFLNQHLRPRGLTAGFGGMIGLVDGTVHHQDIRRALGRPRAVPMQRLQRILPLVPGNPRLGAGRRIRGLHLRATDIGWEHGTGPEVTGTGEALLLAMTGRRQAAAELTGPGAATLLGRLGSTK, encoded by the coding sequence ATGAACGCCGAGCCGCCCCTGATGGATCTGGCCCGTGACGAGCGGGCCGACCTTGCCGAATTCCTGGCGACCTTGACCCCCGAGGAATGGCAGACAGAGTCGTTGTGCTCCGGTTGGACCGTGAAAGATGTTGTGGCGCACGTCATCAGCTACGAGGATCTCAATCTTGCGGGGTTGTTCAAGCGCTTCGCGAAGGGACTGGTGGTGCGAGCCAACGAAGTCGGCGTCGCCGAATACTCGACCATGTCGACCGATGAGCTGCTCGCGTTTCTCAACCAGCACTTACGGCCGCGCGGCCTGACCGCCGGATTCGGCGGCATGATCGGCCTGGTCGACGGAACCGTCCACCATCAGGACATCCGCCGCGCACTCGGGCGCCCCCGCGCGGTGCCCATGCAGCGACTGCAACGCATCCTGCCGCTGGTGCCCGGCAACCCGCGGCTCGGTGCGGGCCGGCGCATTCGCGGCCTGCATCTGCGGGCCACCGACATCGGCTGGGAGCACGGCACCGGGCCCGAGGTCACCGGCACCGGCGAGGCCCTGCTGCTTGCCATGACCGGTCGCCGACAAGCCGCCGCGGAACTGACCGGCCCGGGCGCAGCCACCCTCCTCGGCCGACTCGGATCAACGAAATAA
- a CDS encoding STAS domain-containing protein, whose translation MSTTNVAKQTAPHDHARAQFCAQWLSPATAVISVHGELDASNAAELTECGFRHCRPSRQIVLDLSEVEFFGAGCFACLHTLNVRCAGENVDWVLIPSAAVSRVLGICDPARALPTSTGLPAALSMLRDQPRQLELVNVHR comes from the coding sequence ATGTCCACCACAAACGTCGCGAAACAAACCGCGCCCCATGACCACGCGCGCGCGCAATTCTGCGCCCAGTGGCTCTCACCGGCCACCGCGGTCATCAGCGTCCATGGCGAGCTGGACGCATCCAATGCCGCTGAACTGACGGAATGCGGATTCCGGCACTGCAGGCCGAGCAGACAAATCGTCCTCGATCTGAGTGAGGTCGAGTTCTTCGGCGCCGGCTGCTTCGCCTGCCTACACACCCTCAACGTGCGGTGCGCCGGCGAGAACGTCGACTGGGTACTGATCCCGAGCGCCGCCGTCTCCCGGGTCCTGGGGATCTGCGATCCCGCCCGAGCTCTGCCGACTTCCACCGGACTGCCTGCCGCGCTGTCGATGCTGCGCGATCAGCCACGTCAGCTAGAGCTGGTGAACGTGCATCGTTAG
- a CDS encoding glycosyltransferase family 9 protein, which yields MAPHDILVLRALGLGDLMTGIPALRGLRRAFPGARIVLAAPERFRELAMLSGTVTDVDPTPALGRLQPRSRGPDVAVNLHGSGPESIADLLTLQPKSMVSHRHARYPELAGPPWRTDLHEVDRWCHLMEWHGIECDRQDLAIERPPGYPDRSGVVVIHPGAAFPSRRWPAERYAAVAAAVREAGHDVVVTGDAGEFDLARSVVEQAGLPESANLAGTLDLLGLVALVNDCRLLICGDTGVGHVATATGTPSVLLFGPTPPSRWGPPGTGPHVALWAGDCGDPHGERPDSGLLLLTVSRVIDAVHGLLEERR from the coding sequence ATGGCCCCGCACGACATCCTTGTGCTGCGGGCGCTGGGGCTGGGGGACCTGATGACGGGGATCCCCGCCCTGCGCGGCTTGCGGCGAGCCTTTCCGGGCGCCCGGATCGTGCTGGCCGCGCCCGAGCGATTTCGTGAGCTCGCGATGCTGTCCGGCACCGTTACCGACGTGGACCCGACACCGGCGCTCGGCCGGTTGCAGCCGCGGTCACGCGGGCCGGATGTGGCCGTCAACCTCCACGGCAGCGGGCCGGAGAGCATCGCCGATCTCCTTACGCTGCAACCGAAATCAATGGTAAGTCACCGCCACGCCCGATATCCGGAGTTGGCCGGCCCGCCCTGGCGTACCGATCTGCACGAGGTCGATCGCTGGTGTCATCTCATGGAATGGCATGGCATCGAATGCGATCGGCAGGATCTGGCGATTGAGCGGCCGCCCGGTTATCCGGACCGATCCGGAGTGGTGGTGATCCACCCCGGCGCGGCGTTTCCGTCTCGCCGGTGGCCCGCGGAGCGCTATGCCGCGGTCGCGGCGGCGGTGCGCGAGGCCGGGCACGACGTCGTGGTGACGGGCGACGCCGGTGAATTCGACTTGGCCCGCTCGGTCGTCGAACAGGCGGGTCTGCCCGAATCGGCCAATTTGGCAGGCACTCTCGACCTACTCGGTCTGGTCGCACTGGTCAACGACTGTCGGCTGCTGATCTGTGGTGACACCGGTGTCGGCCACGTCGCAACTGCCACCGGCACCCCGTCGGTACTGCTGTTCGGCCCCACACCGCCCAGCCGATGGGGTCCGCCGGGAACCGGGCCGCACGTGGCGCTCTGGGCCGGAGATTGTGGCGACCCGCACGGCGAGCGGCCCGACAGCGGCCTGCTGTTGCTCACAGTCAGTCGTGTGATCGACGCGGTGCACGGGTTGCTGGAGGAACGAAGGTGA
- a CDS encoding ArsR/SmtB family transcription factor — translation MVTYPLTDPWAALADRSRRAIVRRLAAGPMAVGELARDLPISRPAVSQHLKVLKSAGLVCDRAVGTRRVYHVDPDGVAALRAELDTFWGQALDAYKNIVEQEEQPK, via the coding sequence GTGGTGACTTACCCTTTGACCGATCCATGGGCCGCCCTGGCCGATCGCAGCCGGCGGGCCATCGTCAGGCGATTGGCAGCGGGACCGATGGCGGTGGGCGAGCTCGCCCGCGACCTACCGATCAGCCGGCCGGCGGTCTCACAGCATCTCAAGGTGCTGAAAAGCGCTGGGCTGGTATGTGATCGGGCCGTCGGGACACGTCGCGTCTACCACGTCGACCCCGACGGTGTCGCGGCGCTACGCGCCGAGTTGGACACCTTCTGGGGCCAGGCGCTGGACGCCTACAAGAACATCGTCGAGCAGGAGGAACAGCCGAAGTGA
- a CDS encoding ArsR/SmtB family transcription factor: protein MLLGEKSPAKLRLYEAFAVSGKALSNASRLELLDLLSQGERTVDSLAKAAGLNLTTASAHLQTLKQAGFVATQRSGVRIYYRLAGDDVAQLFALLRNVAAAHQAEVPAARDNYLLSGQSDTAAIGTIDREQLPERAAEGAMILDVRPAEEYRAGHIPGAVSIPVDELEERIGELPTDADIVVYCRGEYCAFAYDAVRLLAQHGLRPVRLNDGMLEWRLAQLPVAAAPSQ, encoded by the coding sequence ATGCTGCTTGGAGAAAAGTCCCCAGCGAAGCTACGGCTCTACGAAGCGTTCGCCGTATCGGGGAAAGCCCTGTCGAACGCTTCGCGATTGGAGTTGCTCGACCTGCTGAGCCAAGGTGAGCGCACCGTCGATTCGCTAGCCAAGGCCGCCGGCCTGAACCTGACGACGGCATCAGCCCATCTGCAGACGCTCAAACAGGCCGGGTTCGTCGCCACCCAGCGCAGCGGCGTGAGGATCTACTACCGACTGGCCGGCGATGACGTGGCGCAGCTGTTCGCACTGTTGCGCAACGTCGCAGCGGCACATCAAGCCGAAGTACCCGCAGCCCGCGACAATTACCTGCTGTCCGGACAGTCGGATACCGCGGCAATCGGGACGATCGATCGAGAACAGCTTCCCGAGCGCGCCGCCGAGGGCGCAATGATTCTCGATGTCCGCCCGGCCGAGGAATACCGGGCCGGGCATATCCCCGGCGCCGTATCGATTCCGGTCGATGAACTCGAGGAACGGATCGGCGAGTTACCCACCGACGCCGACATCGTCGTGTATTGCCGCGGAGAATATTGCGCCTTCGCCTACGACGCGGTAAGGCTCCTCGCCCAGCATGGCCTCCGACCGGTCCGACTCAATGACGGCATGCTCGAGTGGCGCCTTGCGCAGCTGCCCGTGGCCGCAGCGCCCAGCCAATAG
- a CDS encoding SDR family oxidoreductase, whose product MNLGNIIITGGASGLGAATVEAVVRHGGRPLVIDRKTPAGGVDFQCADLADTAAVDAAVQALADQAGGVIDGVFTAAGVDSCGKLGDVPAKDWERVVHVNLLGTVAVIRAALPYLKSSGGRIVTCASTLGIKAVSDATAYCASKFAVVGFSRALAAELAGEVGVTTLIPGGMYTPFFDGRDEQYKPPPEAKLNEPAHVAETVVFALSQPPGCEVRELVVCSSTESSWP is encoded by the coding sequence GTGAATCTCGGCAATATCATCATCACCGGCGGGGCCTCGGGTCTGGGCGCTGCGACTGTGGAAGCCGTTGTGCGCCATGGCGGCAGACCCCTGGTGATCGACCGTAAGACCCCGGCCGGCGGTGTCGATTTCCAGTGTGCGGATCTGGCGGACACCGCGGCCGTCGACGCCGCGGTGCAGGCGTTGGCCGACCAGGCCGGCGGCGTCATCGACGGCGTTTTCACCGCGGCCGGCGTGGACTCCTGCGGCAAGCTCGGTGACGTGCCGGCCAAGGACTGGGAACGGGTTGTTCACGTCAACCTGCTCGGTACCGTCGCGGTGATCCGCGCGGCGCTGCCGTACCTCAAGTCCAGCGGTGGACGCATCGTGACCTGTGCGTCCACCCTCGGGATCAAAGCGGTCAGCGATGCAACGGCATACTGCGCCTCGAAGTTCGCAGTCGTGGGATTCAGCCGGGCGCTGGCGGCCGAATTGGCCGGTGAGGTCGGGGTGACCACCCTGATCCCCGGCGGCATGTACACGCCGTTCTTCGACGGACGGGACGAGCAGTACAAGCCGCCGCCGGAAGCCAAGCTCAACGAGCCCGCCCACGTCGCCGAGACGGTGGTGTTCGCCCTGTCCCAGCCGCCCGGATGTGAGGTGCGGGAACTGGTGGTGTGTTCTTCCACGGAATCGTCGTGGCCGTGA